In a genomic window of Flavobacteriales bacterium:
- a CDS encoding tail fiber domain-containing protein produces the protein MKKNKFLGCLAALTITLHASAQLDWNTAGNNITGFEWFGADGTSTIPLQIRHDADQPIEWYTNAIRRMYLQQDLSYQIGSFPGQDKFGHLLLSPDVDVFFSNLTYARGPFTLLHLAAATDNAQEVSYRPWMNTGITFTGNADHGYVGQKAGELDYTDMVIHWSDNPGETLKDRMRFIFTSGFNSAASGAESEEGLEFMRMWPNRYEDPHIGVGDFYAANLADNTITEPTERLDMVNGRLRIRDLPEASGEATGTYKVMVVDDAASGDERGVVKWATLPTPPAGDDCDWELDETTNRLWTATAPIGTNDDCPEKDWLVGIGTSAMAYKLDIDHDGSTDPISGGLRVKYTTGQSGWTYGVKSDLVPSSGGSMQYAAGVQGSVSKATQEGWGLRGTAEANASTTVVVGGVEGNALTTAGTVTSAYGNKGKVNLGSGATTTEAKGLYGLIEAGGGTATKTYGVYGYGVQGTTDTYGAYLWGNGPTDATVYGVYGRATGGGTNGFRYSVYGENAGSGANDWSGYFPGRCYIAGTTYSPSDSNLKTGVEVLSGATSMLMQLNPKRYQYLADDHPQLGLPYGDRFGFLAQEMQAVFPQFVTEVHQPAAYDADGNVSADAMDFLGLSTTELIPLLVAGFQEQQAQIAQLQEQLAICCGNPDGSEQRSGSAVDEEGLTPAQERLLRIAPNPFTDRTTLFCTLERAGRMQLLANSAEGRSLLVLSEGQREAGEFQYEWSTENLAPGVYYITLLLDGEPVVKRAVKVGR, from the coding sequence ATGAAGAAGAATAAGTTCCTGGGCTGCCTGGCGGCCTTGACGATAACGCTCCATGCGAGCGCACAATTGGATTGGAATACTGCGGGGAATAACATCACCGGCTTCGAGTGGTTCGGGGCTGATGGCACCAGCACCATCCCGCTGCAGATCCGGCATGACGCAGATCAGCCGATCGAGTGGTACACCAATGCCATCCGGCGAATGTACCTGCAGCAGGACCTCAGCTATCAGATCGGCTCATTCCCGGGACAGGACAAGTTCGGCCATCTGCTGCTGAGCCCCGATGTGGATGTGTTCTTCAGCAACCTAACGTATGCGCGCGGGCCATTTACTCTGCTGCATCTAGCGGCGGCTACGGACAATGCACAGGAAGTCAGCTACAGGCCTTGGATGAATACGGGTATCACCTTCACGGGCAATGCGGACCACGGCTACGTGGGGCAGAAGGCTGGTGAACTGGATTACACGGATATGGTGATCCATTGGAGCGACAACCCCGGTGAGACCTTGAAGGACCGCATGCGCTTCATCTTCACCAGCGGCTTCAACAGCGCGGCCAGCGGCGCTGAGAGCGAAGAGGGCCTGGAGTTCATGCGCATGTGGCCAAATAGGTATGAGGACCCTCACATCGGGGTGGGCGATTTCTATGCGGCCAACCTGGCGGACAATACCATCACCGAACCCACCGAACGCCTGGACATGGTGAACGGGCGCCTGCGCATCCGCGACCTTCCTGAAGCCAGCGGAGAGGCTACTGGCACCTACAAGGTGATGGTGGTTGACGATGCCGCCAGCGGCGATGAGCGCGGGGTGGTGAAATGGGCCACCTTGCCCACGCCGCCGGCCGGAGACGATTGCGATTGGGAGTTGGATGAAACGACCAACCGTCTTTGGACCGCTACGGCTCCCATCGGTACGAACGATGATTGCCCGGAAAAGGATTGGCTTGTTGGCATTGGTACTTCAGCAATGGCCTACAAGCTGGACATAGATCACGATGGCAGCACGGATCCGATATCCGGAGGCTTGCGTGTGAAGTACACGACAGGCCAGAGCGGCTGGACTTATGGCGTGAAGTCGGATCTCGTGCCTTCATCAGGCGGCTCCATGCAGTATGCCGCAGGGGTGCAAGGCTCTGTATCCAAAGCAACGCAAGAGGGTTGGGGCTTACGAGGCACTGCGGAGGCGAACGCCTCAACCACGGTCGTTGTCGGCGGTGTCGAAGGCAACGCGTTAACCACTGCGGGTACGGTGACTTCTGCGTACGGGAACAAAGGCAAAGTCAATCTCGGCAGTGGCGCTACCACCACTGAGGCCAAGGGGCTGTACGGCTTGATCGAGGCCGGCGGCGGAACGGCTACCAAAACTTATGGCGTGTATGGTTATGGCGTTCAGGGCACAACCGATACATATGGAGCGTACCTGTGGGGCAATGGTCCCACGGACGCGACTGTGTACGGTGTGTACGGGCGCGCAACAGGTGGTGGCACCAATGGGTTCAGGTATAGCGTTTATGGCGAGAATGCGGGTTCAGGGGCGAATGACTGGTCCGGGTATTTCCCTGGCCGATGCTACATCGCCGGTACCACATACTCTCCGTCGGATTCGAATTTGAAGACCGGTGTTGAGGTGCTTTCGGGCGCAACCAGCATGCTCATGCAACTGAACCCTAAGCGATACCAGTACCTTGCTGATGACCACCCACAGCTCGGACTTCCGTATGGGGATCGATTCGGGTTCCTTGCTCAGGAAATGCAAGCAGTCTTCCCACAATTCGTCACCGAAGTGCATCAACCCGCTGCGTATGATGCTGATGGAAACGTATCTGCCGATGCGATGGATTTCCTCGGGCTTAGCACAACCGAGTTGATTCCGCTGCTCGTCGCGGGCTTTCAAGAACAGCAGGCACAGATTGCCCAGCTCCAAGAGCAGCTGGCCATTTGCTGCGGCAACCCTGACGGTTCAGAACAGCGTTCCGGTTCCGCTGTGGATGAGGAAGGTCTCACCCCCGCCCAAGAGCGCCTGCTCCGTATCGCGCCCAATCCGTTCACGGACCGCACCACATTGTTCTGCACCCTCGAACGCGCGGGCCGCATGCAGTTGTTGGCCAACAGCGCCGAAGGCCGCAGCCTCTTGGTGCTGAGCGAGGGCCAGCGCGAGGCCGGTGAGTTCCAGTACGAGTGGAGCACCGAGAACCTGGCGCCCGGTGTGTACTACATCACCCTCTTGCTCGATGGCGAGCCGGTGGTGAAGCGCGCGGTGAAGGTGGGGAGGTAG
- a CDS encoding nucleoside-diphosphate kinase, translating to MATNRTFTMIKPEAVAAGSMGKILDMIMDNGFRVVAMKYTRLSRQEAGTFYAVHKERPFYGELVEYMASGPIVAAILEGDNAVQRFRDLIGATDPTQAAEGTIRKRFAESKAKNAVHGSDSDENAAIEGAFFFSGREQF from the coding sequence ATGGCGACGAACAGGACATTCACGATGATCAAGCCCGAGGCGGTGGCCGCCGGCAGCATGGGCAAGATCCTGGACATGATCATGGACAATGGCTTCCGCGTGGTGGCCATGAAGTACACGCGGCTCTCGCGGCAGGAGGCCGGCACCTTCTACGCGGTGCACAAGGAGCGCCCCTTCTACGGCGAGCTGGTGGAGTACATGGCCAGCGGCCCCATCGTTGCGGCGATCCTCGAGGGCGACAACGCCGTGCAGCGCTTCCGCGACCTGATCGGCGCCACCGATCCCACGCAAGCCGCCGAGGGCACCATCCGCAAGCGCTTCGCCGAGAGCAAGGCCAAAAACGCCGTGCATGGCAGCGACAGCGACGAGAACGCCGCCATCGAAGGCGCCTTCTTCTTCAGCGGAAGGGAGCAGTTCTAG